In one window of Mercurialis annua linkage group LG4, ddMerAnnu1.2, whole genome shotgun sequence DNA:
- the LOC126677191 gene encoding kinesin-like protein KIN-5C, with the protein MSARHEKEKGVNVQVLLRCRPFSDDELRNNAPQVVTCNDYQREVAVSQSIAGKHRVFNFDKVFGPSAQQKDLYEQAVVPIVNEVLEGFNCTIFAYGQTGTGKTYTMEGECKRSKSGPNGELPSEAGVIPRAVKQIFDTLEGQNAEYSVKVTFLELYNEEITDLLAPDEISKVNMEEKQKKQLPLMEDGKGGVLVRGLEEEIVTSANEIFTLLERGSAKRRTAETLLNKQSSRSHSLFTITIHIKEATPEGEELIKCGKLNLVDLAGSENISRSGAREGRAREAGEINKSLLTLGRVINALVEHLGHIPYRDSKLTRLLRDSLGGRTKTCIIATVSPAVHCIEETLSTLDYAYRAKNIKNKPEVNQKMMKSTLIKDLYGEIDRLKSEVYAAREKNGVYIPKERYYQEESERKAMADQIEQMGVTMDTHQKQIEELQGKYDAQVKQCFELSVKLDDTEKNLNQTCKLLTNTEEDLRKCRYTLKERDFIISEQRKAENALTHQACVLRYDLEKALQDNDSLFQKIGREDKLNSDNRAVASNFQVELSQQIGFLQNLVASSILKQDEHIQRVDKYCNSFLDIHDKAVKVMKKKLMASRTLYISHIEAVQNVVRLHKASSIAGLDEISSSVSSNAQSIEDYLESEAGQAASVFDELKNSLSTHQGEMALFAREMRQKFHINGERTKEISEYMNGFLQKLLDQSEALQNHVAHANDNQLKSIVDFQKAYEEQSKSDAEKLVADISNLVSNHIQRQKELVDARLIDIRESSTANKGTLDGHVSSLEGVTTDAKRKWHEFSMHAENDAKEAADYSSVKHCRMELLLQQSLSTTETALNHWRMTHESVNEMGRTHVSSLTSLTRNACESIEQHDAEVDSARIGTEQDVARNSEDLNQHIDNMSEQERESVFGILEVIKAHANTLTSFREDHSGQAAVIEDKSQEAFGQQFMDYEPTGATPVRCEPEVPSKGTIESLRAMPVETLLDEFRENNSYESFDVKEVKPSLIPRSPLVQLN; encoded by the exons ATGTCCGCTCGTCACGAGAAAGAGAAGGGCGTTAACGTTCAAGTTCTTCTTCGCTGCAG GCCATTTAGCGACGACGAGTTGAGGAATAATGCGCCTCAAGTAGTGACGTGCAATGATTATCAAAGAGAGGTCGCCGTTTCGCAAAGTATTGCTGGGAAGCATAGGGTTTTCAACTTCGATAAG GTTTTTGGTCCTTCAGCACAGCAGAAAGATCTTTATGAACAAGCAGTTGTGCCAATTGTAAATGAGGTCCTTGAGGGTTTCAACTGTACAATTTTTGCATATGGTCAAACTGGTACAGGTAAAACCTATACAATGGAAGGGGAATGCAAAAGGTCCAAG AGTGGGCCTAATGGAGAATTGCCTTCAGAAGCAGGGGTTATACCCAGAGCGGTTAAGCAAATTTTTGACACACTTGAAGGCCAGAATGCAGAGTATAGTGTTAAAGTTACTTTCTTGGAATTGTACAATGAGGAGATTACGGACTTGCTTGCCCCAGATGAAATTTCTAAGGTTAATATGGAGGAAAAGCAAAAGAAACAATTGCCTTTGATGGAGGATGGGAAAGGTGGTGTTCTTGTACGAGGTTTAGAAGAGGAAATAGTAACAAGTGCTAATGAGATATTTACACTCCTTGAACGAGGGTCTGCGAAACGCCGCACTGCAGAAACTTTGTTAAACAAGCAATCTAG TCGGTCGCATTCTCTTTTTACCATTACTATACATATCAAGGAAGCAACTCCTGAAGGCGAAGAGCTAATTAAATGTGGGAAGCTGAATTTGGTTGATCTGGCCGGTTCAGAAAATATCTCACGTTCGGGTGCCAGAGAG GGCCGTGCAAGAGAAGCTGGTGAAATCAATAAAAGTTTACTAACTCTTGGTCGTGTTATTAATGCTCTTGTAGAGCACCTTGGACATATCCCTTACAG GGATAGCAAGCTGACAAGGTTGCTTCGTGATTCACTTGGTGGAAGAACAAAAACATGCATTATAGCAACAGTTTCACCTGCTGTTCACTGTATTGAGGAGACATTAAGCACACTGGATTATGCATACAGAGCcaagaatataaaaaataagcCTGAG GTGAACCAAAAAATGATGAAATCGACTCTTATTAAAGACCTTTATGGAGAGATTGATAGACTTAAATCAG AGGTCTATGCTGCACGTGAAAAAAATGGTGTTTACATCCCAAAGGAGCGTTACTATCAAGAGGAGAGTGAAAGGAAG GCAATGGCTGATCAGATTGAACAAATGGGAGTTACAATGGATACCCACCAGAAG CAAATTGAAGAGTTGCAAGGAAAATATGACGCCCAAGTTAAACAATGTTTCGAGTTGAGTGTAAAGCTAGATGACACAGAG aaaaatttaaaccaaacttgcaAATTGCTTACCAATACTGAAGAAGATTTGAGGAAATGTCGTTATACATTGAAGGAGAGGGATTTTATCATATCCGAACAAAGAAAAGCAG AAAATGCTCTCACTCATCAAGCATGTGTTTTGCGATATGATTTGGAAAAAGCTCTTCAAGATAATGATTCTTTGTTCCAAAAGATTG GTAGGGAAGATAAGCTGAATTCTGATAATAGAGCAGTGGCTAGCAACTTCCAAGTGGAACTCTCTCAGCAAATTGGTTTTCTTCAGAACCTGGTGGCTTCCTCTATTTTAAAGCAAGATGAACATATCCAGCGTGTTGACAAATATTGTAATTCTTTTCTAGACATCCATGATAAG GCGGTCAAAGTTATGAAGAAAAAATTGATGGCTTCAAGGACTTTGTATATTTCTCACATTGAGGCAGTGCAAAATGTTGTGAGGTTGCACAAGGCTAGCTCTATTGCAGGCTTAGATGAAATTTCATCTTCAGTGTCTTCTAATGCTCAGTCTATTGAAGAT TATCTCGAATCAGAGGCTGGTCAGGCTGCTTCAGTATTTGATGAGCTTAAGAATAGTTTGTCAACCCACCAGGGGGAAATGGCTCTTTTTGCTCGGGAAATGCGTCAG AAATTTCATATTAACGGCGAGCGAACAAAGGAGATCTCTGAGTACATGAATGGATTTCTCCAGAAGCTTTTGGACCAATCAGAAGCTCTTCAGAACCATGTTGCACATGCCAATGACAATCAACTAAAGAGTATTGTTGATTTTCAGAAGGCCTATGAG GAGCAATCCAAATCTGATGCTGAGAAGCTTGTTGCTGATATTAGCAATTTGGTCTCCAACCACATTCAGCGTCAAAAGGAGCTG GTGGATGCACGGCTTATTGATATCAGAGAAAGTTCCACAGCAAATAAGGGAACTTTGGATGGACATGTGTCTTCTTTGGAGGGTGTAACAACAGATGCAAAGCGAAAATGGCATGAATTTTCTATGCATGCCGAGAATGATGCTAAGGAGGCTGCAGATTACTCTTCTGTCAAGCATTGTCGTATGGAGTTATTATTACAGCAAAG TTTAAGTACTACTGAGACTGCTTTGAACCACTGGAGAATGACCCATGAATCAGTGAATGAAATGGGCCGTACACATGTTTCATCTTTGACATCACTTACCAG GAATGCATGTGAGAGCATTGAGCAACACGATGCTGAGGTTGATTCTGCAAGGATCGGAACAGAGCAAGATGTGGCTAGGAATAGTGAAGATTTGAATCAGCATATTGACA ATATGTCGGAGCAAGAGCGGGAGTCTGTATTTGGAATCTTGGAAGTTATCAAAGCTCATGCAAACACACTAACGAGTTTTAGGGAAGATCATTCTGGTCAAGCTGCAGTCATTGAGGACAAATCACAGGAAGCCTTCGGGCAGCAGTTTATG GACTATGAACCAACAGGTGCAACACCTGTTAGATGCGAGCCAGAAGTTCCCAGTAAGGGAACAATCGAGTCTCTACGAGCAATGCCAGTGGAAACTCTACTCGACGAATTCCGAGAAAATAATTCTTACGAATCATTCGATGTGAAAGAGGTGAAACCATCTTTAATACCACGGTCACCCCTTGTACAACTCAACTAG
- the LOC126677192 gene encoding pentatricopeptide repeat-containing protein At2g33760-like — translation MIRSLFINFMSKILKIETTNKFLNNVNLRFQCCSTSTALSDTMFQPQFHQQATLADPPVAQIPKMSNPNFSFINTRILISTLMNCKNIFQIKQVHALTTTASMLNNDVSVANKLLFVYVRNKYLTDAYLLFDKMPQRDSGSWSVMIGGFAKVGDFMPCFMTFRELIRTGMQVQPDNYTLPSVIKACRDTMDMNMGRLIHCVAMKYGLQLDHFICAALVDMYAKCRVIDDAKLLFDEMPSKDLVTWTVMINGYAECGNAKESLVLFDLMREEGFVPDKIAMVSVVNACAKLGAMNKARLVHEYICRNTFSLDVILGTAMIDMYAKCGDVEAAREIFDKMQRKNVISWSAMIAAYGYHGQGRRALELFPMMLSSGIVPNNITFVSLLYACSHAGLVEDGLQMFSLMGESYGVRPDIKHYTCMVDLLGRAGRLDEAFRFIENMPVEKDEGLWSALLGACRIHKRIDLTEKAAKSLLELQPQNPGHYILLSNIYANAGQWKDVAKIRELFTKRKLKKIPGYTWIEVDNIIYQFNVGDIAHPRNKEIYAMLKTLSQKLKLAGYVPDTNFVLHDVDEEVKVGLLYTHSEKLAIAFALIATPDGTPIRMSKNLRVCGDCHTFSKLVSDITKREIIVRDANRFHHFKEGACSCGDYW, via the coding sequence atGATCCGCTCCCTTTTTATCAACTTCATGTCCAAAATCCTTAAAATTGAAACCACTAACAAATTCCTTAACAATGTTAATCTCCGGTTCCAATGTTGTTCAACTTCTACAGCATTATCAGATACCATGTTTCAACCTCAATTTCATCAACAGGCCACCTTAGCAGACCCACCCGTAGCTCAAATACCCAAAATGtcaaaccctaatttttcatttataaacacTAGAATTTTAATCTCCACGCTCATGAACTGCAAaaacatttttcaaattaaacaaGTTCATGCATTAACGACTACAGCTAGTATGCTTAATAATGACGTCAGTGTAGCTAACAAGCTCTTGTTTGTATATGTGCGAAACAAATATTTAACTGATGCATATCTATTGTTTGATAAAATGCCACAGAGAGATTCTGGTTCTTGGAGTGTAATGATTGGTGGGTTTgctaaagttggtgattttatgCCCTGTTTTATGACTTTTAGGGAATTGATTAGAACTGGGATGCAAGTACAACCTGATAATTATACATTGCCTTCTGTTATAAAAGCTTGTAGGGATACAATGGATATGAATATGGGTAGACTGATACATTGTGTTGCGATGAAATATGGGTTGCAGTTGGATCATTTTATTTGTGCTGCGTTGGTTGATATGTATGCTAAATGTAGAGTGATTGATGATGCTAAACTATTGTTTGACGAAATGCCGAGTAAGGATCTTGTAACATGGACTGTTATGATTAATGGATATGCTGAATGTGGGAATGCGAAAGAGtccttggttttgtttgatctTATGAGAGAAGAAGGTTTTGTTCCCGATAAGATTGCTATGGTTTCTGTTGTTAATGCTTGTGCTAAATTGGGTGCTATGAATAAGGCTAGGCTTGTTCATGAATATATATGTAGAAATACGTTTTCTTTGGATGTGATATTGGGAACAGCAATGATTGACATGTATGCTAAGTGTGGAGATGTTGAGGCTGCGAGGGAAATCTTTGATAAGATGCAACGGAAGAATGTGATTTCATGGAGTGCAATGATTGCAGCTTATGGATATCATGGGCAAGGCAGGAGAGCTCTTGAATTGTTCCCTATGATGTTAAGCAGTGGGATAGTGCCTAACAATATCACATTTGTTTCCCTATTATATGCTTGTAGTCATGCAGGCTTGGTTGAAGATGGTCTTCAGATGTTCTCCTTGATGGGGGAAAGTTATGGCGTAAGGCCTGATATAAAGCACTATACTTGTATGGTTGACCTTTTGGGGAGAGCTGGGAGACTTGACGAGGCATTTAGATTTATTGAGAATATGCCAGTCGAGAAAGATGAGGGTTTATGGTCTGCATTGCTTGGAGCATGTAGGATCCATAAACGTATAGACTTGACAGAAAAGGCCGCAAAGTCCCTTCTTGAACTACAACCTCAGAATCCGGGACACTATATATTGCTTTCTAACATTTATGCAAATGCAGGTCAGTGGAAAGATGTAGCAAAGATTAGAGAACTGTTCACCAaaagaaaactgaaaaaaatcCCTGGTTATACTTGGATTGAAGTGGATAACATTATTTATCAGTTTAATGTCGGGGATATAGCTCATCCTCGAAACAAGGAGATTTACGCGATGCTGAAGACTTTGAGTCAGAAGTTGAAGTTGGCTGGGTATGTTCCAGATACAAACTTTGTATTACATGATGTTGATGAAGAAGTTAAAGTTGGACTTCTTTATACTCATAGTGAGAAGTTGGCAATTGCATTTGCGCTTATTGCAACACCTGACGGAACTCCTATCAGAATGTCAAAGAACCTTAGAGTCTGTGGAGACTGTCACACTTTTAGTAAGCTTGTGTCAGATATTACAAAGAGGGAGATCATTGTCCGAGATGCTAATCGCTTTCACCACTTCAAGGAAGGGGCTTGTTCATGTGGTGATTATTGGTAA